A region from the Volucribacter amazonae genome encodes:
- the lpdA gene encoding dihydrolipoyl dehydrogenase, with protein sequence MNKEIKTQVVVLGAGPAGYSAAFRCADLGLDTVIVERFSTLGGVCLNVGCIPSKALLHVAKVIEEAKSLAEHGIVFGEPTTDIDKIRSWKEKVISQLTGGLAGMAKQRKVQVVNGYGKFSGANSIIVAGEEGEVTVHFDNAIIAAGSRPIQLPFIPHEDPRIWDSTDALKLTEVPKNLLIMGGGIIGLEMGTVYHALGANIDVVEMFDQVIPAADKDIVGIYTKRIEKKFNLLLETKVTAVEAKQDGIYVSMEGKAANETRRYDAVLVAIGRTPNGKLIDAHVAGVEVDERGFIHTDKQMRTNVPHIFAIGDVVGQPMLAHKGVHEGHVTAEVIAGQKHYFDPKVIPSIAYTEPEVAWVGKTEKECKAEGINYEVAKFPWAASGRAIASDCADGMTKLIFDKDSHRVIGGAIVGTNGGELLGEIGLAIEMGCDAEDLALTIHAHPTLHESVGLAAEVFEGSITDLPNPKAKKKK encoded by the coding sequence ATGAATAAAGAAATAAAAACTCAGGTAGTGGTGCTAGGTGCAGGTCCAGCAGGCTATTCTGCCGCTTTCCGCTGTGCTGACTTAGGTTTAGATACAGTGATTGTTGAACGCTTTTCTACTTTAGGCGGTGTTTGTTTGAATGTGGGCTGTATTCCCTCAAAAGCCTTATTACACGTTGCTAAAGTTATTGAAGAGGCGAAATCTCTTGCAGAACATGGTATCGTCTTTGGCGAGCCAACCACTGATATTGATAAAATCCGTAGCTGGAAAGAAAAAGTCATTAGCCAATTAACGGGCGGTCTTGCTGGTATGGCAAAACAACGTAAAGTGCAAGTGGTAAATGGTTACGGTAAATTCTCTGGAGCAAATTCCATTATTGTGGCTGGTGAAGAAGGCGAAGTAACCGTACATTTTGATAATGCTATTATTGCTGCGGGTTCTCGTCCAATTCAATTACCTTTTATTCCCCATGAAGATCCTCGCATTTGGGATTCAACCGATGCCTTAAAATTAACAGAAGTGCCAAAAAATCTCTTGATTATGGGCGGTGGTATTATCGGTTTAGAAATGGGAACAGTTTATCACGCATTAGGGGCAAATATTGATGTGGTTGAAATGTTTGACCAAGTGATCCCTGCAGCGGATAAAGATATTGTTGGTATTTACACCAAACGTATTGAGAAGAAATTTAACTTACTACTTGAAACCAAAGTAACTGCGGTAGAGGCTAAACAAGACGGTATCTATGTTTCTATGGAAGGCAAAGCCGCCAACGAAACACGCCGTTATGATGCCGTATTGGTAGCCATTGGACGTACACCAAATGGTAAGTTAATTGATGCACATGTAGCAGGTGTGGAAGTTGATGAGCGTGGCTTTATTCACACTGATAAACAAATGCGTACCAATGTACCACATATTTTTGCTATTGGTGATGTGGTAGGACAGCCAATGTTAGCCCATAAAGGGGTACATGAAGGGCATGTGACTGCGGAAGTGATTGCCGGACAAAAACATTATTTTGATCCAAAAGTCATTCCATCTATTGCTTATACTGAGCCAGAAGTAGCGTGGGTTGGTAAGACCGAGAAAGAATGTAAAGCCGAAGGGATTAACTATGAAGTTGCTAAATTCCCTTGGGCGGCATCAGGACGTGCAATTGCTTCTGATTGTGCTGATGGTATGACCAAATTAATCTTTGATAAAGATAGTCATCGTGTAATTGGTGGTGCTATCGTTGGTACAAACGGTGGCGAATTATTAGGCGAGATTGGCTTAGCCATTGAAATGGGCTGCGATGCCGAAGATCTTGCTTTAACTATCCACGCTCACCCAACCCTACACGAATCAGTAGGACTTGCCGCTGAAGTATTTGAAGGTTCAATTACTGACTTACCAAATCCGAAAGCGAAAAAGAAAAAATAG
- the aceF gene encoding pyruvate dehydrogenase complex dihydrolipoyllysine-residue acetyltransferase codes for MSKQIQIPDIGGDEVTVTEVMVKAGDTIDVDQSVINVEGDKASMEVPAPEAGVVKEVLVKVGDKVSTGTPMLVLEEAGASQQTSAPQAESQPQSAPQASSVVEVHVPDIGGDEVNVTEIMVAVGDQVEEEQSLITVEGDKASMEVPAPFAGKVVEILVKSGDKVSTGSLIMKFEVAGASSTAAQENSASATTETSAAPATTGVVDVNVPDIGGDEVNVTEIMVAVGDQVEEEQSLITVEGDKASMEVPAPFAGKVVEILVKSGDKVSTGSLIMKFEVAGSAPAKVETTATAQPQTAAPATSTASASSAPVADQNEVTSASTFAHATPVVRRLAREFGVNLDKVKGTGRKGRILKEDVQAYVKAAVKAVESGSVSASAGTAGANGAGLGLLPWPKVDFSKFGETEEVELGRIQKISGANLHRNWVMIPHVTQWDKADITELEKFRKEQNVLAEKQKLEVKITPLVFIMKAAAKALEAYPRFNSSISEDGQRLTLKKYVNIGVAVDTPNGLVVPVFKDVNKKGIIELSRELAEVSKKARAGKLTASDMQGGCFTISSLGGIGGTHFTPIVNAPEVAILGVSKSEMTPVWNGKEFTPRLMLPLSLSYDHRVIDGADGARFITFINGVLSDLRRLVM; via the coding sequence ATGTCAAAACAAATTCAAATTCCTGATATTGGTGGCGATGAAGTTACGGTTACAGAAGTGATGGTAAAAGCTGGCGATACAATTGACGTTGATCAAAGTGTCATTAATGTTGAAGGCGATAAAGCCTCAATGGAAGTGCCTGCGCCAGAAGCAGGTGTTGTTAAAGAAGTTTTGGTAAAAGTGGGCGATAAAGTGTCCACAGGAACACCAATGTTAGTGCTTGAAGAAGCAGGCGCATCTCAACAAACCTCTGCCCCTCAAGCAGAAAGTCAACCTCAATCAGCACCACAAGCAAGCTCAGTAGTTGAAGTTCATGTGCCTGATATTGGCGGCGATGAAGTCAATGTTACCGAAATTATGGTAGCAGTGGGCGATCAGGTTGAAGAAGAACAATCTTTAATTACCGTTGAAGGCGATAAAGCTTCAATGGAAGTGCCAGCTCCGTTTGCGGGTAAAGTGGTGGAAATTTTAGTGAAATCTGGCGATAAAGTGTCAACAGGTTCATTAATTATGAAATTTGAAGTGGCAGGAGCTAGTTCAACAGCAGCACAAGAGAATTCAGCATCAGCGACAACAGAAACTTCCGCTGCACCAGCTACAACAGGTGTAGTTGATGTAAATGTGCCTGATATTGGTGGCGATGAAGTGAATGTTACCGAAATTATGGTGGCAGTGGGCGATCAAGTTGAAGAAGAGCAGTCGTTAATTACCGTTGAGGGCGATAAAGCCTCAATGGAAGTGCCAGCGCCATTTGCGGGTAAAGTGGTAGAAATTTTAGTGAAATCTGGCGATAAAGTGTCAACAGGTTCATTAATTATGAAGTTTGAAGTGGCAGGTTCAGCACCAGCTAAAGTGGAAACAACGGCGACAGCTCAACCACAAACCGCTGCGCCAGCAACCTCAACCGCATCAGCAAGCTCAGCACCAGTGGCAGATCAAAATGAAGTTACTTCAGCCTCAACCTTTGCTCACGCAACACCAGTGGTACGCCGTTTAGCACGTGAATTCGGGGTAAACTTAGATAAAGTAAAAGGCACAGGACGTAAAGGTCGTATCTTAAAAGAAGATGTTCAGGCTTATGTGAAAGCGGCGGTCAAAGCAGTAGAAAGTGGTAGCGTGTCAGCATCGGCAGGAACAGCAGGAGCAAATGGTGCTGGCTTAGGCTTATTACCATGGCCGAAAGTGGATTTCAGCAAGTTTGGGGAAACCGAAGAAGTTGAATTAGGTCGTATCCAAAAAATCTCTGGAGCGAATTTACACCGTAACTGGGTAATGATCCCACATGTAACCCAATGGGATAAAGCGGATATTACTGAACTAGAGAAATTCCGTAAAGAACAAAATGTTTTAGCTGAAAAACAAAAACTTGAAGTAAAAATTACTCCATTGGTGTTTATTATGAAAGCGGCGGCGAAAGCCTTAGAGGCTTATCCACGTTTTAATAGTTCAATTTCAGAAGATGGACAACGCTTAACCTTGAAAAAATATGTCAATATTGGGGTAGCTGTTGATACACCAAATGGATTAGTGGTACCTGTATTCAAAGATGTGAATAAAAAAGGCATTATTGAATTATCGCGTGAATTAGCCGAAGTATCTAAAAAAGCACGTGCAGGTAAATTAACTGCGAGTGATATGCAAGGTGGTTGTTTCACTATTTCAAGTTTAGGTGGTATTGGTGGTACACACTTTACCCCAATCGTCAATGCCCCTGAAGTGGCAATCTTGGGTGTATCTAAATCTGAAATGACACCAGTTTGGAATGGTAAAGAGTTTACGCCTCGCTTAATGTTGCCATTGTCTTTATCTTACGATCATCGTGTGATTGATGGTGCAGACGGAGCAAGATTTATTACCTTTATTAATGGGGTATTAAGCGATCTACGTCGTTTAGTGATGTAA
- the aceE gene encoding pyruvate dehydrogenase (acetyl-transferring), homodimeric type has product MSDMVKHDVDPIETNDWLLAIDSVIREEGVERAQFIIEQVMQHARANNVALPTGTTTDYINTIPTSEEPNYPGNLDLERRIRGAIRWNAIMTVLRASKKDLELGGHMSSYQSAATIYEVCFNHFFKARTEKNGGDLVFFQGHISPGIYARAFLEGRLTEEQLDNFRQEVHGKGLSSYPHPKLMPEFWQFPTVSMGLGPLNAIYQARFLKYLHHRGLKDTSDQTVYAFLGDGEMDEVESRGGISFAAREKLDNLVFVINCNLQRLDGPVTGNGKIIQELEGLFNGAGWEVIKVIWGRRWDRLLQRDTSGKLLQLMMEVVDGDYQTLKSKDGAYVREHFFGRYPETAALVAEMTDDEIWALNRGGHDPLKVFAAFNKAKQVKDKPVVLLVKTIKGYGMGEAAEGRNIAHQVKKMDMSGVRYVRDRFNIPVSDEDIEKLPYIKFEEGSEEYKYLHERRQALNGYLPTRLPKFTQKLEVPALEDFAQLFEAQSRPISTTMAFVRSLNILLKNKSVGKHIVPILADEARTFGMEGLFRQIGIYNPHGQNYTPQDREQVAYYREAVDGQVLQEGINEQGATASWLAAATSYSTNDVPMIPFYIYYSMFGFQRVGDLMWAAGDQRARGFMVGGTSGRTTLNGEGLQHEDGHSHIQSLTIPNCISYDPAFAYEVAVIMQDGVNRMYGEAQEDIYYYITTLNETYDQPAMPKGAEEGIRKGVYKFETVNGQGKGKVQLLGSGAILRHVREAAKLLADEYGVTSDVYSVTSFTELAREGADADRYNFLHPEAENRVPYIAQVMNDAPAVAATDYMKLFAEQVRAYVPAQSYRVLGTDGFGRSDSRENLREHFEVNAHYVVIAALTELAKQGTLDKKVVADAIAKYGIDADKINPLYA; this is encoded by the coding sequence ATGTCAGATATGGTTAAGCATGACGTGGATCCGATTGAAACCAACGATTGGTTGTTGGCAATCGATTCAGTAATTCGTGAAGAAGGTGTTGAAAGAGCACAATTTATTATTGAGCAAGTGATGCAACATGCTCGAGCTAATAATGTGGCTTTACCAACGGGAACAACTACCGATTATATTAATACTATCCCAACTTCAGAAGAACCTAATTATCCGGGAAATCTTGATTTAGAACGCCGTATTCGTGGGGCGATTCGTTGGAATGCGATTATGACCGTATTACGTGCGTCTAAAAAAGATTTAGAGTTAGGCGGACATATGTCTTCTTATCAGTCAGCGGCAACAATTTATGAAGTGTGTTTTAACCATTTCTTTAAAGCGCGTACTGAGAAAAATGGTGGCGATTTGGTTTTCTTCCAAGGTCATATTTCGCCAGGGATTTATGCTCGTGCCTTTTTAGAAGGACGTTTAACGGAAGAACAACTTGATAATTTCCGTCAAGAAGTGCATGGTAAAGGCTTATCTTCTTATCCTCATCCGAAATTAATGCCAGAATTTTGGCAATTCCCAACGGTATCAATGGGGTTAGGCCCATTGAATGCTATTTATCAAGCACGTTTCTTAAAATATTTGCATCATCGTGGTTTAAAAGATACTTCGGATCAAACCGTTTATGCTTTCCTTGGTGATGGCGAAATGGACGAAGTAGAATCTCGTGGCGGTATTTCTTTTGCGGCTCGTGAGAAATTAGATAACTTAGTTTTTGTTATTAACTGTAACTTACAGCGTTTAGATGGGCCTGTAACCGGGAATGGTAAAATTATTCAAGAATTAGAAGGCTTGTTTAATGGTGCTGGCTGGGAAGTGATTAAAGTGATTTGGGGGCGTCGTTGGGATCGTTTATTGCAACGTGATACTTCAGGTAAATTATTACAATTAATGATGGAAGTGGTTGATGGCGATTACCAAACCTTGAAATCAAAAGACGGTGCTTATGTGCGTGAGCATTTCTTTGGTCGTTATCCTGAAACTGCTGCTTTGGTTGCAGAAATGACTGATGATGAAATTTGGGCATTAAATCGTGGTGGTCATGATCCATTAAAAGTGTTTGCGGCATTTAATAAAGCCAAACAAGTAAAAGATAAACCTGTGGTATTATTGGTAAAAACCATTAAAGGTTATGGTATGGGTGAAGCGGCGGAAGGACGTAATATTGCTCACCAAGTGAAAAAAATGGATATGTCAGGCGTGAGATATGTGCGTGATCGTTTCAATATCCCTGTATCTGATGAAGATATTGAGAAATTACCATACATTAAGTTTGAAGAGGGTTCAGAAGAATATAAATATTTACATGAACGTCGTCAGGCATTAAATGGTTATTTACCAACACGCTTACCGAAATTCACTCAGAAATTAGAAGTGCCTGCTTTAGAAGATTTTGCTCAATTATTTGAAGCACAATCTCGTCCAATTTCTACCACAATGGCATTTGTTCGCTCATTAAATATCCTATTGAAAAATAAATCCGTAGGTAAACATATTGTGCCTATTTTAGCGGACGAAGCACGTACTTTTGGTATGGAAGGTTTGTTCCGTCAAATCGGTATTTACAATCCACATGGGCAAAACTATACCCCACAAGATCGTGAGCAAGTGGCTTATTATCGTGAGGCAGTTGATGGTCAAGTGTTACAAGAGGGGATTAATGAACAAGGTGCAACAGCCTCTTGGCTTGCAGCTGCAACCTCATATTCTACCAATGATGTGCCAATGATCCCATTCTATATTTATTACTCAATGTTTGGTTTCCAACGTGTGGGTGATTTAATGTGGGCGGCAGGTGATCAGCGTGCAAGAGGATTTATGGTTGGTGGAACTTCAGGGCGTACTACCTTAAATGGTGAGGGATTACAGCACGAAGATGGTCATAGCCATATTCAATCTTTAACCATACCTAACTGTATTTCTTATGATCCTGCTTTTGCGTACGAAGTTGCAGTAATTATGCAAGACGGTGTAAACCGTATGTATGGCGAGGCACAAGAAGATATTTATTATTATATCACTACTTTAAATGAAACCTATGATCAGCCGGCAATGCCAAAAGGGGCAGAAGAAGGTATCCGTAAAGGGGTTTATAAATTTGAAACGGTAAATGGTCAAGGTAAAGGTAAAGTACAGTTACTTGGTTCTGGGGCGATTTTACGCCATGTGCGTGAAGCGGCGAAATTACTCGCTGATGAATATGGTGTAACCTCAGATGTGTATTCAGTAACTTCATTTACTGAATTAGCTCGTGAAGGTGCGGATGCAGATCGTTACAATTTCTTACACCCAGAGGCGGAAAATCGTGTACCTTATATTGCACAAGTAATGAATGATGCTCCAGCAGTAGCAGCAACAGACTATATGAAACTCTTTGCTGAGCAAGTGCGTGCTTATGTGCCAGCACAAAGTTATCGTGTATTAGGAACTGACGGTTTCGGACGTTCTGATAGTCGTGAAAATTTACGTGAGCATTTTGAAGTGAATGCACATTACGTTGTGATTGCAGCATTAACTGAGCTTGCTAAACAAGGTACGCTTGATAAGAAAGTGGTTGCTGATGCTATTGCTAAATATGGCATTGATGCAGATAAAATTAACCCACTTTATGCATAA
- a CDS encoding CdaR family transcriptional regulator, whose product MKLNQQIAQKIVQRTMKIIGYSVNVMDETGTIIASGDLNRIGQSHIGAIIALRENRMVEINQTLAQQWQHQVKQGINLPIRYLNQSIGVIGISGEPDKVRHYVELAKMATELIVEQAVIQEQQQWNKRYKEEFLLQLLNGTGDLTTLRQQSTFFTFDPQQTRRVIVIKLLHSSPEYLQEFINHLEQIGFTDYAVINLTQIALLQHINSLEQANHQLNKQLPQQNKQHYKVAIGSVCTQLEDLYISYQTAQNILAYGLAMRPKQHYYFFDQHSLPALLFNLTDTWYMQKILQHSEKLKQQDNKKVLLKTLQQYFLANCDLDRTAQKLFIHPNTLRYRLARIEQITNLKINNIEDKFNLYLCALLSR is encoded by the coding sequence ATGAAACTTAACCAACAAATCGCACAAAAAATTGTACAACGTACAATGAAAATTATCGGCTACTCCGTTAATGTTATGGACGAAACAGGAACAATTATTGCCTCAGGGGATCTTAATCGCATTGGGCAAAGCCATATTGGTGCCATCATTGCACTACGAGAAAATCGTATGGTGGAAATAAACCAAACTCTAGCTCAACAATGGCAACATCAAGTTAAACAAGGCATTAATCTTCCCATTCGTTACCTTAATCAATCAATAGGTGTTATTGGTATTTCTGGTGAACCTGACAAAGTAAGGCATTATGTAGAACTGGCTAAAATGGCAACAGAACTTATTGTTGAGCAAGCTGTTATTCAAGAACAACAACAATGGAATAAGCGTTATAAAGAGGAATTTTTATTACAATTACTTAATGGCACAGGTGATCTCACTACATTACGTCAACAATCTACTTTCTTTACCTTTGATCCTCAGCAAACAAGACGTGTTATTGTAATTAAATTGCTACATTCTAGCCCAGAATATTTGCAAGAATTTATTAATCATTTAGAACAAATTGGTTTTACCGATTATGCTGTGATTAATCTTACTCAAATCGCTTTATTGCAACATATTAATTCATTGGAACAAGCAAATCACCAATTAAATAAACAATTGCCTCAACAGAATAAACAGCATTATAAAGTCGCTATTGGCTCAGTATGTACGCAACTTGAAGACTTGTATATCTCTTATCAAACGGCACAAAATATTCTCGCCTATGGTTTAGCTATGCGTCCTAAACAACATTATTATTTTTTTGATCAACATTCTCTTCCTGCGTTATTATTTAATTTGACAGATACTTGGTATATGCAAAAAATCCTGCAACACAGCGAAAAACTTAAACAACAAGATAATAAAAAAGTGCTGTTAAAAACCTTACAACAATATTTTTTAGCAAATTGTGATCTTGATCGCACCGCACAAAAACTCTTTATTCACCCCAATACTTTACGCTATCGTTTAGCTCGCATTGAACAAATAACAAACTTAAAAATCAATAACATAGAAGACAAATTCAACCTGTATCTTTGTGCCTTATTAAGCCGATAA
- a CDS encoding GntP family permease, with protein MTGISLIITFILAIIIMIWLIAKIKVHPFLALMGVSLTLAMLAGIELNRIPTIIGEGFSAIFKSIGIVIILGAIIGTILEKTGAALKLADLVVRLVGQKRPDLAMLMMGWIVGIPVFCDSGFVVLNPIREALRSKIAANPVSMAVALSGGLYASHVFIPPTPGPIAAAGALGLSHNLLLVIIMGIVVSLPVLLAVYLFAKYIGNKVSIEQPEADHIIQQSYEQLLQHYGKLPNGLLSLAPILFPILLMALGSIGKILGIGGQLGEIIQFLGNPIIALTVGVIFAIGLLLQTEKIKEFDQLTNETLKIVGPILFITAAGGVLGKIIIEAGFVEYIKQNAHHISTFGIFFPFIISAILKTAQGSSTVAIITTAAIMGMFNANDSLMAVLGLTSEIAATLCVMAIAAGAMCVSHANDSYYWVVTNFTKLTPQQGYKTQTLLTLIMGIVGILTVYVLSLILL; from the coding sequence ATGACTGGTATCTCACTTATTATTACCTTTATTCTAGCGATTATTATTATGATTTGGTTAATCGCTAAAATCAAAGTTCACCCATTTCTTGCCTTAATGGGCGTATCATTAACCTTAGCCATGCTCGCAGGTATTGAGCTTAATCGTATCCCAACAATTATCGGCGAGGGATTTAGTGCCATTTTTAAAAGTATTGGCATTGTAATTATTCTTGGTGCAATCATTGGTACAATTCTGGAAAAAACAGGTGCAGCATTAAAACTGGCAGATTTAGTCGTCCGCCTAGTAGGACAAAAACGTCCTGATTTAGCTATGCTTATGATGGGCTGGATTGTGGGCATTCCTGTTTTTTGTGATAGTGGATTTGTGGTACTTAACCCTATCCGAGAGGCACTTCGTAGCAAAATTGCGGCAAATCCTGTGAGTATGGCTGTCGCATTAAGTGGTGGACTTTATGCCTCACATGTCTTTATTCCGCCTACACCGGGACCTATTGCCGCTGCTGGAGCATTAGGACTAAGCCATAATTTATTACTAGTTATCATTATGGGAATTGTTGTATCTCTTCCTGTTTTGCTTGCGGTCTATCTTTTTGCTAAATATATTGGCAACAAAGTTAGCATAGAACAGCCAGAGGCAGATCATATTATTCAACAAAGTTATGAACAATTACTGCAACATTACGGTAAACTTCCCAATGGTTTACTCAGTTTAGCCCCAATTTTATTCCCTATCCTGCTTATGGCACTAGGTTCAATAGGAAAAATTTTGGGGATCGGTGGACAATTAGGCGAAATAATTCAATTTCTAGGTAATCCTATTATTGCTCTCACTGTTGGAGTTATCTTTGCCATTGGTTTATTATTGCAAACAGAAAAAATTAAGGAGTTTGATCAACTTACCAATGAAACCCTAAAAATCGTTGGTCCAATTTTATTTATTACAGCCGCAGGTGGTGTTTTAGGTAAAATTATTATTGAAGCAGGTTTTGTTGAGTATATTAAACAAAATGCACATCATATTAGCACGTTTGGCATATTCTTTCCTTTTATCATTTCAGCGATTCTCAAAACAGCCCAAGGTAGTTCAACCGTCGCTATTATAACCACTGCTGCCATTATGGGTATGTTTAACGCTAATGATTCACTTATGGCAGTATTGGGATTAACTTCAGAAATTGCCGCCACACTTTGTGTTATGGCGATTGCCGCTGGTGCAATGTGCGTATCGCACGCCAACGATAGCTATTATTGGGTTGTTACTAATTTTACCAAACTTACCCCTCAACAAGGCTACAAAACCCAAACCTTGCTAACCTTGATTATGGGAATAGTCGGAATATTAACCGTCTATGTATTATCATTAATTTTGCTATAA
- a CDS encoding glycerate kinase: MNILIAPDSFKESLTALQVANAIEIGFKHIFKQATYQKVPMADGGEGTVQSLVDATQGTLLSQQVTAPLGNKIQAVWGLSGDKQTAFIEMAAASGLHLVPPAQRNPLITTSYGTGELIKAALDYGVNNIILGIGGSATNDGGVGMLQALGIKFTDQQQRDIGFGGQALMDIAHIDLSQCDPRLQYVQLEVACDVNNPLCGEQGASAIFAPQKGASPAMIKQLDLALQHFAQMVQQHCQLDILTPAGAGAAGGMGGGLLLLPQVTLKSGVEIVINAVNLAEKIKQADLVITGEGRMDAQSIHGKTPIGVANIAKQFNKPVIALVGSLKSDYPLVYNYGIDAVFPIIRQVADLTDTLAQAEQNLISTAHNVARLYQLAQGHYSRFNLK; this comes from the coding sequence ATGAATATCCTTATCGCCCCTGATTCCTTTAAAGAAAGCCTGACCGCTTTACAAGTTGCCAATGCCATTGAAATCGGCTTTAAACATATCTTTAAACAAGCCACTTATCAAAAAGTGCCAATGGCTGACGGTGGCGAAGGAACGGTACAATCGCTAGTTGATGCCACACAAGGCACATTATTAAGCCAGCAAGTTACCGCACCACTTGGTAATAAAATCCAAGCGGTATGGGGATTATCGGGCGATAAGCAAACAGCCTTTATTGAAATGGCAGCCGCCTCAGGCTTACATCTCGTCCCCCCAGCACAACGCAATCCTTTAATTACCACCAGTTATGGCACTGGAGAGTTAATCAAAGCTGCGTTAGATTATGGGGTCAATAACATTATTCTCGGTATTGGTGGCAGTGCCACCAATGATGGTGGAGTAGGTATGTTGCAAGCCTTAGGCATCAAATTTACAGATCAACAACAACGCGATATCGGTTTTGGTGGACAAGCCTTAATGGATATTGCACATATTGATTTAAGCCAATGCGATCCTCGCTTGCAATATGTACAACTTGAAGTCGCTTGCGATGTAAATAATCCGCTCTGTGGCGAACAAGGGGCATCAGCCATTTTTGCCCCACAAAAAGGGGCAAGCCCAGCAATGATTAAACAATTAGACCTTGCTCTACAACATTTTGCCCAAATGGTACAACAGCATTGTCAACTTGATATTCTTACCCCCGCTGGTGCAGGTGCGGCAGGGGGTATGGGGGGCGGTTTATTGTTATTACCACAGGTAACGCTCAAATCAGGGGTAGAAATCGTCATCAATGCGGTTAATTTAGCAGAGAAAATAAAACAGGCTGATTTAGTTATCACAGGCGAGGGCAGAATGGACGCACAAAGTATCCATGGTAAAACCCCCATTGGAGTCGCCAATATTGCCAAACAATTTAACAAACCCGTTATCGCCCTTGTCGGCAGTTTAAAATCGGATTATCCCTTGGTGTATAATTATGGAATTGATGCGGTTTTTCCTATTATTCGCCAAGTGGCAGACTTAACGGATACCCTAGCTCAAGCTGAACAAAACCTGATTTCAACGGCGCATAATGTCGCCAGACTTTATCAACTGGCACAGGGACATTATAGTCGTTTCAATTTAAAATAG
- the hpt gene encoding hypoxanthine phosphoribosyltransferase, with the protein MKKHYVETLITQADVASRISELGHEISQYYQHQQAERLIVVGLLKGSFMFMADLVRELQVPVIVDFMTTSSYGSGMTSNHDVRIAKDLEGDIKGEHVLIVEDIIDTGYTLQKVREILNLREPKSLSICTLLDKPSRREVEVPVDWIGFSIPDEFVVGYGIDYAQHYRHLGYIGKVVLEA; encoded by the coding sequence ATGAAAAAACATTATGTAGAAACATTAATTACACAAGCCGATGTGGCTTCACGCATTAGCGAATTAGGGCATGAAATTAGCCAATATTATCAACATCAGCAAGCGGAAAGATTGATTGTGGTTGGTTTGCTCAAGGGATCTTTTATGTTTATGGCGGATTTAGTGCGTGAACTTCAAGTGCCTGTAATCGTAGATTTTATGACCACTTCCAGTTACGGCTCAGGTATGACTAGTAACCATGATGTTCGTATCGCTAAGGATTTAGAGGGGGATATTAAAGGGGAACATGTGTTAATTGTGGAAGATATTATTGATACAGGTTATACCTTGCAAAAAGTGCGTGAAATTTTAAACTTGCGTGAGCCTAAATCCTTGAGTATTTGTACCTTATTAGACAAACCTTCACGCCGAGAGGTAGAAGTGCCAGTGGATTGGATTGGTTTTTCAATTCCTGATGAATTTGTAGTGGGCTATGGCATTGATTATGCTCAACATTATCGCCATTTAGGCTATATTGGCAAGGTGGTGTTGGAAGCGTAA